The following nucleotide sequence is from Nothobranchius furzeri strain GRZ-AD chromosome 6, NfurGRZ-RIMD1, whole genome shotgun sequence.
AACTAAACAACCATATTTTCATTAGTGTGCATAAATATAAATGACTTTAATTCCCACCGTCTTCATTCAGGCTCAGAAATCACATGATTTAATAAACTAAAGACAACATTTGAGATGAATATgtattttgacattttcagtcatGGACACTTCTCATCCCGGAGTTACCATAAGCTTGTCTTTCTCCTGCAGGATGAGGATGCTCTCTCCCACGGAGTCGATCCCAGCGCGGCCAGCCCTGCCCACCATCTGCTTGTACTGGCTCCTCTTCAGGAAGTCTGTGGCCACGTATGGCGAGCGCAGGATCACCCTGCAGGTGGGACAGTGATAACTGAGCAGGATCAGACAGGTCAGGTGAAGCAAGGGcctcttgtttatttttttatgttgtttttatgtttttggaAGTTTGATGGGCCACAGTGCCTGGGTGTCCACCTGAACAATAAACTGGACAAGAACCAGAACAGTGATGTTTTTTCAGGTCTTTAGGAGTTTAGGACTGACCACTAAAGATCGTTTATGACCATTAAAGAATCAAACAGTTTACATGTAAGCTCACATTATGGGTGGTTTGTAAATAGAGCCAAATTAAGACTATGTTGTTGTTTGTGAAAGTTTAGGTGAAAAAAAGAGGCCTAGATGTAACTGGAATATTTAAAATTGCCAAGATGATTTGGATCAGTTTTAGGTGCAGAAGAGGGTAACAGAGATGTTCTCTGACCTGCGAGCTGGCAGGTTGACCCCTGCAGCCAGGGTGGAGGTACAGGTGAGGAGGCAGAGCACACCACTAGAGTAGGCTTCCTCCACCAGTTTCCTCTCCTCTGAGGTCAGCCCGCTGTGGTGATAGGCCACACCATAAGGCACCGTTCTTCTCAACACCGGACACACAGACCCATTCCCACTGTCCCTCAGCTCCTGCAGGAGAATGGCCTTCTCGTTCTCACGATGCTTCAGGAACTCCCTGAGGGAGAAGAACCAAGACATGAGAAGTAGCTCGTACAGCGGTGCAGAAATCAGCTTCACGGCTCCCTCACTCTCTCAGATATCTGCAGATCATCCCTGCTacattctcacagttcttcttggtgGGACAGAAGACCAGACATGAATGTGTTGGGATGACTTCAGTCACCAGAGCAATGACGTGATCCGGGTCCACCTTCTGCATGGCGCTGGAATACTACAGAGTAGAGACAGAGCAGGTCTCTTATTTATTAGACCTCGAACAGGAATTCATACCGTTGTGGAAACGATGATGCAGGCTGATCAGAACTACAAAACACACCAGTCCAGTACCTGAACCCTTCCTAATGTGTGCAGCAGAATGTGGTTGGCTTTACATAAATGGCACTGGAGAAGATCGGGTCCTAAAAGCAGCACAAGATGCTTGAAAACCTCCTGGACCTCTGCATCATCACAGCCATCACATATTAACTCATACAGCCCTAAAGCCATCACAGAACCCAACTTTTGGACTCACTGCTGATAACAATCCGAGGTTTTGACAGAGAACCCTCTACATTTATGTTATCCACAACAAAACCCAGACTACAGCGTTTTCCCAGCAAAAGTCACAATTGGAAAAAGTGGTGGTTCATCTAAGATGCCTCTTTGGAAAAGTTAGGATCATTATTTCAAGAGGCTTTTCTGAACAGATCTCTGTACTAAAGCTGATCAAAAGTCGATATCCATTCTTATATTTCCTCTTATGTTGCTTTAAGGGTCCAGCGTCTTTTAAAGTGATCTTTAGCAATGGATATCCAGACATTCTGAAAGCTATCACAGCTGAAtcttctgtttcctgctcagtAATCAGCCAACTGTGCACAGGCATGGTTGCTAGATTATGTTAAAAAAGGCAAACGCGGGCTGACGACCTTCCTCTACTCAGACACAAGAACATAAAACCAGAGCTTACTTTAAAGTTGAGCACACGTGAGAATGTGAAGCAGTTCTCCTCCTTTGGGTCGACTTCATAGATCGAATCACTCAGCTTAACGTATTCTCTCAGCTGCACCTGTAAATGAGTGGAGTTACAGCAGGTGAGAGCAGCATGGGGCTTCACTAAAAGCACACCATGCTGGCTGATAAAGAGTCCTTCTGCTCACAGGCCTGAAGTCGTTGGTGTAGTTTTCTGCCTTCAGGAACGTCTGCAGGTCCTTGATGTTTCCCAGAGTGGCACTCATCCCAATAATCTGAGTTGTTTCTGCACAAAAGTGAAGCAACAGTTTTCATTCCATTCTGAAAGAGTTAGTATCTAACAAGCAGGAAGGACCACTTACTGCTCATGTACTGCACTTTAGATAAAGTCATTTCTATCACCGCCCCTCTGCTGCCGTCACCCAGCATGTGGAGCTGAGGAGAAAACACAGGAGCCTCCAGCAGACCATCTTTACCTTCATTCAGCTGACAGTGGCAGCGAGAGGAGCTCCTACCTCATCGACCACCACCAGCCCCAGGTTCTCCAGTCTGCTGGTCTCGATCAGGGAGTTGACGAGGCTGTGGGCCTTTTCTATCGTGGCAACGTACAGAGATCGGTTGTTCCTTCTCTTCACCGGAGGGAACTTCCCCTTGCTGCCAGCGTACTCCTCCACCATGAAGTCCAGCTCCAGGCCGAAGCTCGCTAACCCGCGAACCTAAAAACAATCCAAAATGACGGGATACTAGAAACGGTTAACCACGAGGTTTTATTCAGATGTAAAGACTAGTCTGGACACAGTTATTCAGCCATTTCATTTTCTTCCGTCTTTGCTCATCTGCAAATGAAACCAGTGTCTACATCTTAAATGTAGAGTTTTGAATAAGTAATTCtgtaaaacaagtaaaaatgtgtTATAGAATATTATTTTAATAATAGTAATATAATCAAATTGAATTACATTAGACAGAGTGCACACAGGTCATAACAAAGCAGTTAACAGTGTGTTACAGCCGCATGTTCCGGTTCTGATTTCTACTTTTATTTACAGGTTTATATTTCTATAAAGGAAAATGTATCTAACTAGGATaaagcagcagctgatggccTCAGCTGATCGCTGACAGCCAATAGATCTGTTACTAACGCTTTTCTCCTGAACAGGTGTTGGTGTGAGACATGTCTGAGTACCTTCTCCTGCACCAGCGATATGTACGGTAACACAAGCAGACAGTCCTTCTTCCTACAGAGCAGCTCCTTGAGGATGAGGATCTCAGCCACCAGGGTCTTCCCTCCACTGGTGGGGAGAGAGTAGATCAGGTTCTTCCTCTGCTGAACACAGTCCAGGCTCAGGCACGTCTCCTGCCACTCTGATACGAGAAAACAGTCACAATTCTTCTCTTCTACTGataacagcagcctttaaaacaaacAGTGTTCTTAGAGAaggtattaaaggtgtggttcactcatttaatcaatacatttgcagtggtctctagtgggaatgaatgtcttgtaattCATATTCGGAGGGGTGGGGGTGCTTCGGATGTGCTTGATCAGGAAGTACAATTCAACTGgacagcttcagacgacaggatttggagtcttattcctgatatttggacatcctgcctctgattggctaacagcaacgcaactctaccactaactctgtttgccaagcaatgctgatgttttatctccactaataacacaagcctggaggagttctgctgtgtggtggagttgctaatgctaattgttagcttctactagccgagacattctctgctgtttcctggacgctaaaaaaacaacagccttctctgttgtgagtcaagatgggtgagtccatgaatgtgaagtaacagtgagacgtagatctgtgaggcttttctaatcctagagtttcaccgtctattttgtgtcagaagctaatgcagcagataggtgtaggagactattttcatgttcagtctgcatgaaaaactcaaagtgtcTGATTATGATCGGAAATaaccatttaaaatgttttttttcagtcaaccacacattTAAATCTTCTAAAACATTTTATAAATCTTGCTTCAGTTTAAgtgtaaaaataacaataataatagtgtcatgttctgtgtccctttgttccccagcccctccagttcccactccaggttttcctcttgtgtcccattattatccccagccctctgtagacttccctcaggtgtctttctatcattccccattcctaatCTTTAGTTAGTCCTCCTTAtccgtctagttattagttgtttatttttggtcctcagtctttaggtttagttttgtgttttatagttttaggtttatctgccctcctctggttctgttccccatttagataattgtattcacctgctttccctccagccctcactccacacacctgctgcctgtttccctaattgctcctctctgTTTATAAAAAccttgtcttgtctcagtgtcttgttggtccattgttgttgtcagtgtGTTTTCTTCCCCCGTGTAAAATCTGAGACTCCTGCCTGTTTTTGTGACTCCTGAACTTGTTCCTGTTTTCTGGATATCTGGCTTGACTTCCTGTCCGTCGTTTTTTGGATAAAGACTTCCAAATAAAGGATTCTACCCTTTTTTCAATTACTCCTGCCTCACATCGTCTGGTGCTCTGCATATTGGGTCCTAATCCTCCTAATCTGAACGCGACAAACAGCTTCTTTACATTTTATAACTTTTCCAACTTTTAAATATCCGTTTTTAGTTAATTTTCAGCTATTTTAATGTTAAACATCTTTAAATTTAAAGTTTACATTTCCACAGCAGTGGGGTTGATGATAAATGAGACCCATGCACCTGTAtagcagaggactccaaagtgctttacagcacCATCATTcacatggtgatgagctacactgtagccacagctgctctggggctcaCTGGCAGAGGCTAGGATGGACATCAAGTCCAAGTCTGAATGGGTCTAATGTTCTTAGTATCTCAGAGCTACAGTCCTAAACTCAAGGCTTAATGTGGAGCTGAATTTGGACATGATGAAGAAATGCAACATTTAAGTCCAGTCAACACAAACGACACTAATTATTTAAGCTACTTTTGGCTATTTTGACTTTTATCTTCAAATGCAACCAGGAGGGATTCAGAGAAACGTTTGTCCAAACTCCGTTTTCCTTCTTCTATATTTATCCAGACATGAAAAACTAAAGCCTATAGTTTTGAGCTTTCAAAGGACCAGAATAAAAGCCGAACATCAGAGACTAAAATTGATATTTGGTCGGTTATTTTGGTCTTTTAGCTGATTCCAGACAAGCTCCAATGACTTGGACCTCTTGGGGTTTCAGGGTGACAATGGGTACATTCTGACTCACTAACTCTCTGCAGGTGGTGATGGAAAACAGCCTCACCGTATAGGTTTTGGATTCCTCTCAGTTTATGCATCAGCTCCTTCACTTTGCTAGGGAGTCCAAAGAAAGGCCCGAGGTCTGTTGTCTCAGGAGAAATGGTTTCCATGGCCTGCAAGGCAACACTGATCTCCTCAGAAACCACAGCCTCTTTTAGCTCAGCTGTTCTAGAGACCTTGACGGGAGCTGCAGCTGCGTTCTCAAGCATGGTCTTCTTTAGCAGGTCTGCCATGCTCCTCCTTACTCCACAGCTCCTTCTGCCATCACCTCCTCTGTTAGTTTCTATTCTGGCCTCAGCCATCCTGGTGACACTCTGACGAGGTGTAGAGGTTTGGTTTTCATTCACCTGTCGGCTCCTCTTTGCCTCTTCTGTGAAATGCTGTTGAAACTGCAGCTGGCTGGCTGGTAAACCCTCAAAGGGTTCCTCTCTGAACTCATCCATGATGGAGTCAGTGAGAGAGTCCAGGTGGTTTGCGGCTCGTTGCCTTTCATTTTTTCCCGCGTCGTCCAGTTTTGCCAGAAGAGAGCCGCCTTCAAGGATGCTGTCATAGTCACCGAATAGGTCTTCACTGTCACTGCAGAACTGCAAAGGAAACACAAGCAGAGAGCTACAGTGTTCTAAACATCCAGGATCAGCTCATTGATCAGTCTTCGTCAGAGAGGAACAGTTAGGAGGGCTCTCAGACGTTCACTTCACCTTTAAAACACAATGTTTTGATTTATGAATTCTGGTACTGCCTCACTGTGATGCATGATTCCTTTTATATTCCTGATGATCTTAATGCCTTTTTGTTTTTCTGGGGTGTGTGATCTGCTTTATGTATGTGAACCGCAGCCTGTCTGGCCATTGTACTCTTGTAAATTAGATTTTTAACCACGACTTCCACACAAGCCCTCTATATCCAAATATTTCCTAGTTCTACTGTAGATTTTTGGAGAAGCAGTTGTAGTACCTCATAACGACTCTCTAGATTATGCATTTGTGTAATTTTCAGGGATTTATTTCTCCCAGTTCTTGACCGGTTGATTCTATATATGTTAAAAGATCAGCTGAACAAGCGTTTAAAGAAAATAACTGAATTAAATCTTCTCTAAAACAGAGTGGTATTTATCATGTAGATTAAACCCTATTAAGTATAGGAAGTACATAAGCAAAACAATAGAAAAGGATGAATACCATAAAAGGAGTTTTGAACTTATACAGAAAACAACATGAATCTCAGCATTTTTACTATAACCTCCAACAGGAAAACAACCGTTTATTCTAGCACTCCAGGGTGAAATATTCCCTTTCAGCAGCTAAAGCCAGACTGATGTCCTACTGCAGGTGTTCAGTCTGCGAACGTACCTCCACAGGCCGACGCTCAGTCATGCTGCTGGTTCTGATGGGGGAACATCGTCCCCTCTGTTGAGCAGGTGCCAAGCGAGTCTTCAGAAACTCTCGAGATCGTTTTCTTGAGCAAACTCGTTTTATTTTGACCTCGAGCCTCCCCGAACTCATTCCTGTCTGGGTCTGGATTCCACCACAACATGTAGAACCACGCAGACTGTAACAAACGGACGTTGTGACGATCAGCAGTGA
It contains:
- the helq gene encoding helicase POLQ-like isoform X3 translates to MSSGRLEVKIKRVCSRKRSREFLKTRLAPAQQRGRCSPIRTSSMTERRPVEFCSDSEDLFGDYDSILEGGSLLAKLDDAGKNERQRAANHLDSLTDSIMDEFREEPFEGLPASQLQFQQHFTEEAKRSRQVNENQTSTPRQSVTRMAEARIETNRGGDGRRSCGVRRSMADLLKKTMLENAAAAPVKVSRTAELKEAVVSEEISVALQAMETISPETTDLGPFFGLPSKVKELMHKLRGIQNLYEWQETCLSLDCVQQRKNLIYSLPTSGGKTLVAEILILKELLCRKKDCLLVLPYISLVQEKVRGLASFGLELDFMVEEYAGSKGKFPPVKRRNNRSLYVATIEKAHSLVNSLIETSRLENLGLVVVDELHMLGDGSRGAVIEMTLSKVQYMSKTTQIIGMSATLGNIKDLQTFLKAENYTNDFRPVQLREYVKLSDSIYEVDPKEENCFTFSRVLNFKYSSAMQKVDPDHVIALVTEVIPTHSCLVFCPTKKNCENVAGMICRYLREEFLKHRENEKAILLQELRDSGNGSVCPVLRRTVPYGVAYHHSGLTSEERKLVEEAYSSGVLCLLTCTSTLAAGVNLPARRVILRSPYVATDFLKRSQYKQMVGRAGRAGIDSVGESILILQEKDKLMAKELVCAPMENCYSNLMHDEGKGMLSLILSLIGLNISTSLQQIQEFLSGTLLFVQQKQLCVEKSLQDVTLQCVDMLKEKDLITIKVTGCNSPELQITRLGRAAYKGSVDLTYCDTLYKDLSKGLEGLLLNSYLHLVYLVTPYDLIPQCNPDWMVYFRQFTLLSAAEQKMSAAIGVPESFVARKAAGQTVKKTVNLGVVRRMYLALVLFSLLKETSVWSVAERFQLSRGFLQTLLNSASAFCSCVLHFTEELEEFWPFKALLTELTRRLTYCVKAELIPLMEVSGVMEDHRKPLQEAGQLDGGLGQNAAE
- the helq gene encoding helicase POLQ-like isoform X1 produces the protein MSSGRLEVKIKRVCSRKRSREFLKTRLAPAQQRGRCSPIRTSSMTERRPVEFCSDSEDLFGDYDSILEGGSLLAKLDDAGKNERQRAANHLDSLTDSIMDEFREEPFEGLPASQLQFQQHFTEEAKRSRQVNENQTSTPRQSVTRMAEARIETNRGGDGRRSCGVRRSMADLLKKTMLENAAAAPVKVSRTAELKEAVVSEEISVALQAMETISPETTDLGPFFGLPSKVKELMHKLRGIQNLYEWQETCLSLDCVQQRKNLIYSLPTSGGKTLVAEILILKELLCRKKDCLLVLPYISLVQEKVRGLASFGLELDFMVEEYAGSKGKFPPVKRRNNRSLYVATIEKAHSLVNSLIETSRLENLGLVVVDELHMLGDGSRGAVIEMTLSKVQYMSKTTQIIGMSATLGNIKDLQTFLKAENYTNDFRPVQLREYVKLSDSIYEVDPKEENCFTFSRVLNFKYSSAMQKVDPDHVIALVTEVIPTHSCLVFCPTKKNCENVAGMICRYLREEFLKHRENEKAILLQELRDSGNGSVCPVLRRTVPYGVAYHHSGLTSEERKLVEEAYSSGVLCLLTCTSTLAAGVNLPARRVILRSPYVATDFLKRSQYKQMVGRAGRAGIDSVGESILILQEKDKLMAKELVCAPMENCYSNLMHDEGKGMLSLILSLIGLNISTSLQQIQEFLSGTLLFVQQKQLCVEKSLQDVTLQCVDMLKEKDLITIKVTGCNSPELQITRLGRAAYKGSVDLTYCDTLYKDLSKGLEGLLLNSYLHLVYLVTPYDLIPQCNPDWMVYFRQFTLLSAAEQKMSAAIGVPESFVARKAAGQTVKKTVNLGVVRRMYLALVLFSLLKETSVWSVAERFQLSRGFLQTLLNSASAFCSCVLHFTEELEEFWPFKALLTELTRRLTYCVKAELIPLMEVSGVMESRAKQLYNAGYKTLTHLANADPAVLCRTIENLFKKQANLMVASAKVSVIRGPSSVCSCWEQMVSAEHRKSQQASQVLLDAAE
- the helq gene encoding helicase POLQ-like isoform X2; this translates as MSSGRLEVKIKRVCSRKRSREFLKTRLAPAQQRGRCSPIRTSSMTERRPVEFCSDSEDLFGDYDSILEGGSLLAKLDDAGKNERQRAANHLDSLTDSIMDEFREEPFEGLPASQLQFQQHFTEEAKRSRQVNENQTSTPRQSVTRMAEARIETNRGGDGRRSCGVRRSMADLLKKTMLENAAAAPVKVSRTAELKEAVVSEEISVALQAMETISPETTDLGPFFGLPSKVKELMHKLRGIQNLYEWQETCLSLDCVQQRKNLIYSLPTSGGKTLVAEILILKELLCRKKDCLLVLPYISLVQEKVRGLASFGLELDFMVEEYAGSKGKFPPVKRRNNRSLYVATIEKAHSLVNSLIETSRLENLGLVVVDELHMLGDGSRGAVIEMTLSKVQYMSKTTQIIGMSATLGNIKDLQTFLKAENYTNDFRPVQLREYVKLSDSIYEVDPKEENCFTFSRVLNFKYSSAMQKVDPDHVIALVTEVIPTHSCLVFCPTKKNCENVAGMICRYLREEFLKHRENEKAILLQELRDSGNGSVCPVLRRTVPYGVAYHHSGLTSEERKLVEEAYSSGVLCLLTCTSTLAAGVNLPARRVILRSPYVATDFLKRSQYKQMVGRAGRAGIDSVGESILILQEKDKLMAKELVCAPMENCYSNLMHDEGKGMLSLILSLIGLNISTSLQQIQEFLSGTLLFVQQKQLCVEKSLQDVTLQCVDMLKEKDLITIKVTGCNSPELQITRLGRAAYKGSVDLTYCDTLYKDLSKGLEGLLLNSYLHLVYLVTPYDLIPQCNPDWMVYFRQFTLLSAAEQKMSAAIGVPESFVARKAAGQTVKKTVNLGVVRRMYLALVLFSLLKETSVWSVAERFQLSRGFLQTLLNSASAFCSCVLHFTEELEEFWPFKALLTELTRRLTYCVKAELIPLMEVSGVMESRAKQLYNAGYKTLTHLANADPAVLCRTIENLFKKQANLMVASAKMLLNEKAAVLQEEVDELLMLPADLPQI